Genomic segment of Oscarella lobularis chromosome 13, ooOscLobu1.1, whole genome shotgun sequence:
GTGACCCGAGTATCCTCGCGGTCCGGAATATCCCCGATCGCCCTTGAAGCCGCGAGGTCCCACAGCCCCCGGGGGCCCAATCGGTCCGCGTAAGCCCGTTATCCCGGGCTGTCCAACTAGTCCCCGCTGACCCGGGAGACCCGGTGGCCCCGCGTCTCCTTTGTTTGACGGCGTCAAACCTCTTTTTCCCCTCTGCCCTTTCATCCCTTGGTCGCCTTTAGGACCTAGAAGGAATCCTAGAACTCGTAAAGAACAAAGTGTATGTACCTATTGGGCCAGGATTTCCTGCAGGGCCTTGGGATCCTTTCGGACCCGGTGGACCGGGAGGGCCGGGTGGACCAGGGGGAACAACTAAACATATCATATAGAAATCAGGTAATCAATTGAATAAAATTTCGAATACGTACCTGCAACCGTCGTCGGACTTTCCGTACGGGAAGCTCGTTGTTCCATAGCCATCAACGCTtctaattaatcaatcaattatttattttcgtGAAAAGTTCGTCCTCCCCCCTCCACCTGATATTATATCGCTCTTGGGCGTGACACTCGGACACTTGCACGACGAATTGGCCGCCGAATCGACTCGCGCGAGCGCGCCGAGCGCCATGAAGAAGACAAtcacgttgacgacgagcgaTAGGCAAACGAGAACGGCGTAGCGCTTCTGCACGAACCCATTCACGGCAATCCACGGCTTTTTGACCGCATTGACGAGccccgtcgacgagacgcatCGACGCGAGTCGACACTTCGCTTCGAgagtcgattcgtcgcgggCAACGTGGGCGGATACGGTCGCGTCAGCGGCGCGTTGTTCGGCGCCGCTCGCACGGCGTCGAGCGGCTCGCTGTAGATGTTGACCGGTTCGAGATACTCCGACTCTTCGCGTTCGAgcgttcgctttcttttctccggCGATCGCGGAAGGATTCGCGagccgttcgacgacgtcgcggcggcgcgcgTCGTCGGGAGAGTCGACGGGCGGTATTCGgtttgaaaagaagaagtcgtTCCCGACATGCTCTCGGGGtatatctctctctctcgatgCGCGTCTCTGATCGTTCTGCGCAGTGGGCTGTCTGTCTTATCGCGGGTAGACGGTCAATACTAAGACGCGAGCTAACAACCGAAGAATGCATACTGTCTCGTGCGAAGGGTAACCATAGAACAACAAAAACAACAATGACATGCAACGTCGGGGATATAGGTCCCTTTTAGTGTCAGTTCGCACGCGTTTAGGGGGCCCCTTTAGGAATTAATTAGCTATCGTttgtgtgacgtcaaaaacttTTTTACAGTCATATATAAATACTTACTTTTTTATTCAGATTgctcgaattttttcttttcttgcgCCAGTTTCTCCTTATCCGGACGCTCGAAGAATCCCatctaaagagagaaaacgcgtGATTGAAACGCCGCCATATGCGAGAGGAGACGTCTGACGCATTTCATCAGAGCGACGACCAATCCGAGAAAAACTAAGCTCGAAACGATGATAAGCGGCAGTATCCACCACATTTCCTCTTTCGTCCTTTCATCAAGGCGAACAACACGAGTCGTCAccttccaaaaagaaaatagaaaaatcgaaagagagagatacataaaaaaaattgaatcaCGCACCACAAATTTCTTGACTAGACTATCGGATCCAGTGGCGACTTCCACCGGACTCGGAAGCTTCCCAAGGCGAATGACGGCAACCGAAGACAACTCGGCTACGTCATCGTACCTCTAAAAGCAACCCACCCTAATTCATCTCAAAGGAGAGAACTCCAAATTACCTCGGGAAGAATGTACTTGAAGATTCGTGCTTGCACCTTGATATCCACCTCATCTCCTGAATTCAGTCGGCTGACGTTGCACTGGAACGTCACGCAGGAGGTCTGATAGAAGCTCACTCCGCACTCGTCTAGCTAGAGAGAAGGCATCTCTAAGACCCATCGCGCGGGGAGTCTCTGTAGTGACTTACCGATTCTGACGTTGGAATAGCGTGCAATGTAGAGACCGTAGCAGCTGAAACCTGCACCAACGTTTTATAAAAGAAATGAGGAAGGGGGCCTCTAGTCATACGAGGGCTCGATCGATGAGACCAAGCTCTTCTGCGTTGCACTGTCCAGGTCCTGacacctaaaagaaaagaactcaaatttgaaaataaatCATTTGATGTTGTTTACCTCGACGCCAGTAAGACGCAATAAATATTGATTGTCACTCGTCCGCAGAGGCCACGCGATTGTGACAACTGTAGCGGGAACGGGCGACGGACCGCGATTTTGCACCTAAATAAAGAGATTGATAAAAACCCGGTTTCCATGATATTCGAAACGTACATAATAAGAATGACTGATTGATCGACTGACGTCAGAGGAATTTAGCCCCGCAGGGCGCGACTGAATGCGGTAAAGAACTACGCGATTCGGAGTTGAAATCCTAAgacattttttttgaaatccTAAATCTaacgcaacaaaaaaattacccTTGCGCAATGCCGAAATTTGCGTTTTTGATCAAACTAATGAAGGGGGTCGCGTAGATGTTGTCGTTCAAAGTTCCGTTTTCGGGATTGAGACTGAAACGATATTGTTTCTTAGCCTAAGTTAGGCATTGCAAATATTGTCATACAGTACCTCTCTGCTTCAATAGTGAAATTGAATCCGGTTGTAGTCAATGCCACATCAGCAAGAAGCAAAACAAATTCCAGGTCAACCTGAAtagaataaatatttttcttattttatttaataggGTATACTTACTCGTCCCTTCCATGCCAATggatcgccgacgtcgcaTGAGTACACAATCAATTCGAAGCCTTTCGTTTCATTTCGACACGAAATCGGCGTTCGCTGCAAAATGATCTCATCCCTCGTGAGGACCAGAAGATATAAAGGACTTACATTCAAAGATATGTTTCCTATTTTCAATTCGTTCGTAAACGCCACTTTCACCTTGGCATCGTACGCCGCCTCGCCCCAATTCTCCACTCTCGCGTTCAGGCGAATCAACGTGTCGTCGCCAAGCAACACGGACGAAATCCTGCATCAAAAAACTTCCACAGCTAAGCCCTCCGAAAAAAATAGAACCGACTTTCTTTCCCGGTGACCGCTTCTCACGGCGACGTCCACCACTCGCAAGTCGGAAACGCCGCTGAGTCGAAAGTACGcctaaattaaaaaaaaacaacaaaaaatgcACACGAAGCCTAATTTCTCCTTCAGCCTACGGATTCGGAAACGTTAACGGTGGCGTTGGATCGGAGAACGGGTGCGAGGCCACGAAGGATAGGATTTCCGTCAGATGACGGCACTTTCGCTTCCGGAGGAAGCCCATACGTGACGTTAACAACCATAGGCGAAGCCAAAGGTTGAAGATTAGCCTGCAGtccaaaaaaaatgagataCATTGCcttatttctatttcttacCTGTAACGTGGCAGGGAACGTCTGGCAGACGAATTGCGCCGCGATTCTACGTTTTCCCGCTCTCTTTGGCATCATCGCCGTGCCGTTGAACGACGCTCGCGACTCGAAGCCGCGTTTGCTGTGCTCTGCATCcaattcaacttcaaattcaacgtctaagaaaaaaaaaactaagACAGCCCCCCTCCCTTCTAGCGAAAAATCCCTATTACTCAGAAACGATTCTTTCAGGACTCCCGCATACTTCATACACAATTCCACCTCAAatctgaaagaaaattccCACCCAGAGCTAAGGAGACTATATCGTCTTACCGCTCAGTTTCCTTGTAAATAAGATATTGAGGTATAAGCTTCAGTGCCGCTACGATAGCGACAACGGGTTTCGATCGAAGCACGACAGTTTTCTCAGCCAGAAACGCTCCAACAACAATATCTAGCATGGGCCGAGTCTAAAGAccgacgaaagaaaagtcATTTCCAGACATACCTGGATAGCCGTTGTCATCTAAATCCACGGCGCCGGCCAGCGCCGCGCCAAAGCCAGGCACGGCAAAACGCACGTTCAAACTCGACGAGCGAATAACCTTTGGAAATGAAATCaccaaaaaaaaattctaattaattctaaCTGACTTGAAGTGGCGAGTCGACGAGACCACTTAGTGACGTGGTGTATAAATAAACGGTAGGATCGTCAGCAAAGGGAGCCCCAACGACAATATCTAGACGTTGAGTTGAGAAGGAGAGCGACTcccgtctttttttctcaccaaTAAAACCGTCCatgttgacgtcaccaaCCGTAGCAATAGCGTATCCAAACGATCCTCTAGCCAACGGTCCTGTGAGCACACTGCCACTCTCAAAGTCACTCTAATCGATACGATTCTATAAAagtttgattaattaaaataattaccTTTTGCGTGTTGATGTAGGTGTAGACTCGACCTTGGTCTCGCCGCACTCCTGTGTAGTAGGGAGCCCCGACGATGAGATCGTCGAAACCGTCGCGATTgagatcgacggcgacaaggGAATGGCTAAAGTAGGCGCCAGCCTTAgtttaaataaaaaaagacatcTACTCATTTAAACCGATGTGTGACGCAAACTCACTTCAGAGCCGTTGACTGAGTGAATAGGCGAATTGGATCCAATATCGTATGAGAATATTATCACCTTTTAAAATCGATTCAGAGTTTGGAATTCGAATGGTATCATTACTTGGCCATTATAATGATTTGCACGGGGCACTCCGACAGCAAATTCTGAAACTCCAgataattgaaaaaaaacaacatcCCCGAATCtttatctttctttttaccGTTAGTGTTTCCGCGAAACTTGAAAGAACCAAAAGTAACGGAATAAGCTAAGAAacgcattaattaattaattaattgatctTAATCACTGATAAGAATCTCTAATTACCCAAATACTGATAATTAGAACCGTTAGCACGGTCACCATCCAACGAATAAGTAATGGATCCATAGGATTTCGAATCGACTACATCGACATTTCCTATTATATATAATAAGGCCAATACAAAcaacgagaagacgagaagcgaGATGCGCCTTACCCTGCCAATCGAAAGTCCCTGGATTTCCAAGAAGAATAGCATTGCCATCCTAGAGAGAGATAGAGACAATTCGTGAAGGATTTCCCTGCATCTTTACATCGGACAAAGACAAGCCACTGCCGCTCTGGCAGAAATCGAATTTCGTCACTCCAATCGTTCTGTACTTGCAGGGAGCCAAAACGGACAAAAATTTGAATTGGAAGTCGAATAGGAGACATCGACCAATCGGTCGACTAGTGTGAAAGTTCTTCGTAAAATCGATGTAGCGATGAGCGCACGTCTAGAAACTTGAGCAGTCACGCGCACGTCACGATTTTTCGGGGGGAGGGCCCTCCCAAGGGACAAGCGTGCATTTTTATTACCACGACGATTCCGTTGAGTTTCGCTGCGACCGACACGCCTAACCACTGATCGTAGACTTGATCGCGATCTTTAGTTTGGCtatcaacgtcgtcgaactctcTCAAAAGAGCTGGCGATAAAAAATCGCATTAGGCGCCTAGCGAATTTGATTGTTTTCTCACGCGGATAGCCGGTAAATGGCTCGCATTCGGCGTCCGTGACGAGCTTGCATCGATAGAGCGCTCCGAAGCGCTCCACGCCGTCCGAATCGTCGCGTGGCGCACCGACGAGGATCCTACGATCGAAATCGCGATCGGTTCGCGTatattcgtcgttttctttgcaccATTTGCCGTTCGCGTTGGCGTACGGCGCGACGCTGTAGCCGAAATACTTGGCAGCGGTCGAATTCGATCCGTTGCGCACGATTggcgcttcgacgtcgatgtacgtcgcgcacgcgcgcgAGGACGCCTGCAAGagtgcggcggcggcggcgagcaaTATTGTTTcgagcattttttctgctgccGCGACCTCCTTCGCAGTAATACAGGAGTTGTGGGTTGGAATTGACGCGTCATCGACGCTTTCGCGGAGTTTATCGATACATGTGCGTGCAGACACGTTGACTTCTCACGCGTGCGCGTGGTTTTTGGCGGGATGTGCGTGTGATAAgtaacaacaaaaaaaaagccATAAATAAACGCTGCGCAACCCAGccagttaattaattaattagctaaccttcgccttcgttttccGCATTCAactgcttcttttcttcttggaGTTTCTCCTTAGCCGGACGCCTAAAGAATCCCAACTAAAAGCAAACGGGAAAAGCTAGAGCGACAAACAAAAGCGATGCACTGTGTAGGAGACTCACCCAAACTAATAGGGCAATAAGAAGAGTCAGAAACACAACACTTGCAACAACTACGACCGGAATGACCCAAggctttctctcttcctttATCGTTGGCTTTTCAGCACTGACAATATTGGTGAtcacctgaaaaaagaaaaattaatcgactaattaaaaaagataaaatatTGTACTGCTGTCTTTTTGAGCAAGGTATTCAATCCAGTTACGACTTGCACTAGATTCGGACTGCTGTCGAACGCAGCGACCGAAGACAAAGTCAGATTGAGAATGTTatcctaaaaagaaagacattacaaaaacaaagaaattctctcgttctaattaattaaacctgaAGAAGTGTCTGCTCGTAAAGACGTGCCTGCACCTTGATGTCCACCGTTTCGTTCGCGCTCAACTGACTGATCTTGCATTGGAAAGTAACGCAATCGGTCTGATAGACGCCTCCCGCTTCACAGCCACTTGTCTAAGCAAAATCAAGATTACCGTCAAAAGTGCTATATAGACTATCAGCGGCTAACGATgtccgtttctcttcttcttcttcttcttcttcgacgattctGTAGCACGACTGTAGAATTGAGTCGACTGTCTGTGAAGCTAGTAGCTTGGGTCGGCTGTAAATGCTACACACCAGTGAGTATACATACAATGGATACCAGTATTCCCTATAGAGTCAATACGTTGGCTGCGTTGATGAGATTCAATTCTTCAGCGTTACAGCTTGCACGTCCTTTGACCTATACACGGGAGATGCCTACTCCAATCAAATGCACCGAGTCTCCTTACGTCGACGCCAGTAAGATACAATAGATATCGATTGTCAGCGGTTCTGTGTGGCCACGTGATTGAAACGACCGTCTCGGGAATAGGCGAAGGACCGCGATTTTGCACCTAGAGAAAAGTAGAGTCACTAGTTCAATCATTTGTTCGCGAACCTACAATATAAGTATGGACAACTGATGGTCCAATCTCCTCTATTGTTTTGGGCAATATCAGTCCAGAACCGAACGGATTAGCAGGATCTATGGAGACTTGGCTTGGCGTCGAgctagagaagaaaaatttgaaataaaaaagattaattaaataattaaataattgttATCGTTTTACCCTTGCAGACCAAAATCGGCTTTTTTGATCACTGTAATAAAAGGCGTTGTCAGGACGTTGTCGTGCAACGTTCCATTTTCGGCATTGGCACTGGAAAAAAGGGACTTCATTGCGATTGGCCACACAAATAATATATACCTTTCTGCTTCAATGgtgaaattgaatttatttGTCGTCGATGATACGCTCGCAAGCAACAGAACAAAGTCTAGTCGAACCtgaaaatattaattaaataaaaaataaaaaaaaggaggATCCGTATATCCTCACTTGACTATTGGATGCCAGCGAATCCCCTACGTTACAAGTATACGTAACCAAAGCGTCgcctttcgtttcgtttgtaCACGATATCATCTTTTGCTGTCGaagaatttaaaaaaaaaccctTTGTAATctctcgtcgacttctcgcTCACGTTCAACGAAATCCGTTTCAGTTTCAACTCCTTCAGAAACGTCACGTTCACCTTGACGGCGTACGCCGTCTCCTTTCGATTCTCGACGAGCACTGTCAGATTAACCAAATTGTCTTCACCAAGCGACACGGACGAAACTCTATAGATGTACGTACACATACGCATAAGACAATGCCTTCGAAAAATCGAGAGGGAACTCACGTTTCTCCACTGCCGCTCACTACTCGAGCACTTGCTACGCGCAAATCGGGAATGCACGTTTGATTTCCGCGACAGCCACTAACGAGGAAAACCTGCGAGAAATCGGCGTCATTTTTTAATGAGACGAAAGAATATGTTACAGACCGAGTTCGTTTGCACGCCGTTTCGAGCAACCGGCGAAAGTGGTCGTATGGGAGGATTTCCTCCATATGACGACGGCATTCGAGGCTCCGGAGGAAGAGCGTAGGCGACGTCGAGGATCACTTCTTGCGGCCTAATCAGCGTCTCGCTTTGACTCTAATAATTTATTAGTATtagcattaattaaaaggccGTGGCACTTTCTTACTTGCACTACGAGACTGAATGTCGTGCAGGCGAAATTGCTTGTGACGTTTCTTGTGCCGCTCACCTTTGCAGATTTCGCTGGACCACTAAACGTCGCCCACGGATTAAGGCCCACGACACTTCGGCTTCTATCCACTTCAATACTGAATTCAACGTCTGGAGACGAGAGATTGTAATCGAGATCTATATTTATCCGCCCACGTACTTAGACTTGATTCTCTGACGACTCCATCATACTTCATGCACAATTCGGCTTTGaatctaatttaattaaaaagaggAATTCACTGAGTCACGTTCTAATACATTAATAACTAATCTTTACTGATTTGTTGTGAGATACACGAGAGTCTTAGGCGTGAGCTCGAGCGTGGCAACAATAGTGGCAACGGGCTTCGATCGAAGCACGACGGCTTTCTCGGACCGAAACGCTCCAACGACAATATCTATAGATAgagtcaaaatcaataaataaactaAGCGACGATTAACAACCGACGTGTATACCTCCATAGCTGTTCTCatccaaatcgacgccgcctgccagcgCCGCGCCGAAGCCGGGTATCGAAAAATTGAGGTTCAAGCCCGACGATGGAATGACCTAccccccccccaaaaaaaGTGTGACTCCCAAAAAAATCCAAGACGGTGTATTCCGAACTTGAAGTGGCGACGCGACAAGTCCCttcagcgacgtcgtgtAGAGATAAACGGTAGGATCGTCGGCAAAGGGAGCCCCAATGACGATatctaatagaaaaaatgagTCTCGGGGGCCCCCGATGCCTCGAGATTCTCATACCCGTAAAGCCGtccaaattgacgtcaccgacggtCGCAATCGCATAGCCGAACGCTCCTCGAGCCAACGGCCCCGTTAGAATACGATCAAGCATGAAATCATTCTATAATAATAacaattattattagtagTAATTTATCGTGGGTTCTTTTGCTTACGTTCTGCGTGTTGATGTACGTGTACACTTGACCTTGATCTCGCAATTGTCCCGTGTAGTAGGgagcgccgacgacgagatcgtcgtaACCGTCGCGATTgagatcgacggcgacaacggaATGACCGAAATAAGCGCCCACCTCAAAAACGAAATAGAGGTCGgtactttttttcttgttagAACAACTCACTTGAGAGCCTCTTTTTGCGACTGAAACCAAGACTCTTCCGACCGATGTATAGCGAAGTACAATCACCTTGATTAAAATATTAGAGGAGAATTCGATATGCCGTTCTACGCACTCTGCCCGTGTAGCTCATCGAGCGAGGTGCTCCGACGACAAATTCTAAAACgccaataaataaataatcgaacacgaaaaattattttctttactAAACCGTTTGTGCTTTCGTAGAATTTAAATGAGCCAAAAGCAACGGAGTAGGCTAGGAGGGAAGAAATtgatcaaaatcaaaaaactCCTCATTTCTTCCTTACCCACATATCCTATTTCGGACGATCCAACATCCCTAGCATAAGAGAGAGCGACGGTCTCGTAATCGCTGGAATTAACAATATCTATGTTTCCTACGTAGTCGAGTCGATTGAAGACCAATATTattatctaattaattaatttacccGCCCAATTGAAAGTGCCGGGATTTCCGAGAAGAATTTGTTTTCCATCCTAGAGGAATCATTTTGCGAGCGACGCAAAGTCTATTTTTATTAGTCGTTCTACGTTTGCCAAGGCCACGTCACTTCCGCTTTGACAGAAGCTGAAACCGTGGATTCCTTCTAATCTGTTCTTGCACGGAGCCAAAACGGGTCGAATGTGGAATGTcgaattgaaaagaaaacatcgACCAATCGGATCGTAATACTGAAAATTCGCCCTAAAGTCGACGTAACGATGAGCACaagtctttaattaaaacagacaattaattcaaatatttaatCATTTATACGTGTATTTATGTACCACAATGATTCCGTTGGGATTCGCAGCCACGGAAACTCCCAGCCACTGATTGCGAACAtgatcgcgatcgcgcaaTACACCCGGAAATAAGGGGTCTAGCTCTCTTATGGgatcttgaagaaaaattactGAGAAGGCTACTAATGCCACCCCTCTTTTCTCACCAGGATAGCCCGTGAACGGCTCGCACTTGGAGTCTTTAGCGAGTTTGCATCGATAGAGCGCTCCGAATCGCTCCATTCCGTCCGAATCGTCGAGCGGCGCGCCGACGAGAATCCTAGACCGATTTATCGCTTTCTATGCGTTTGCGCGTCGTTCCTTTTTATACCATTTTCCTTCGGCGTTGGCGTACGGAGCAACGCTGTAGCCGAAATACTTGGCGTCGGTCGGGTGGGCTCCCGAGCGCACGATCGGCGCTTGAGTGTCGATGTTGAGCGCGCAGGCGCGCGAGAATGCTAGTAGCAGGAGCTGAACCAGTATCATCACTGTCCTTCGTAAAGGCTACAGATAAAATGTCGCTTGCCACTGCGCGCACGGTCGGCTGAACAGGATTTGACGCGTTATCGCTTCCAATTCCAGGTACGCTTCCACGCGCTTCCGAAGGTTAGAGTTTACACGCGTCATCGCGGTTCGCGCGTCCGGGTtcaaaaaggaaatcaaaTGTTTATTGCTTACGCGTGATCAATGAGGTAAATGGAAAAAAAAGGGGAGGAGGGGAAACGTAGACGAATTATTTCTAGACGTCTAACCGtgccgtttcgttttcgcgaatgcattcttttttttcgagCTACGCTTCCgatccgtcgccgttgacgtcaatcattttctccttcgaattcaaatGTTCGAgttcctccttctcttcctccagCTTCTCCTTAGCCGGACGCCTAAAGAATCCCcgctagaaaagaaaaagaaacagaaggacgctagagaaagagagaagaaaatctaaaaacGACTCACCCAAACCATCAGAGCAATGACAAGCGCCAAGAAGAGCAAGCTCAAAACGACTACAACCGGAATGACCCATGgttctctctcctcttcctccaccGTCTTTTCGGCACTGATAATTTCGGTAGTCACCTAAGAATAAGAAAGGAAACCGTGAAACGAcagggagaaaaaaagggaGTCAAAGTTCGCACTATCATCCTCTTGGGCAAAGTCTTCGGTCCAGTATCGAATGGCACGGGATCCGAAGCGCTATCGAAATTAATAACAGCTTCGGAAGACAAATTCAGCTGAAACATCCTATCCTAAAAAGCGAGCAATCGCAACTAAACCCTGACGTCTCTTCCTATCACGAAATATTACCTGAAGAAGAGTGTTCTCGAAGAGACGCGTTCGCAGTCtgatttcgactttttctccCGAACTCAATCCGCTGACTTTGCATTGAAACGTCGAGCAAGCGGTCTCATAGACACCCTCGGCTCCGCactgacgagaaaaaaaagagaagaagagaattcgacgtatgacgtcacacttcGGAATGGTTCACCTGATCCGCTTCCCTTCTTCCGCGAGAACTCGCTTTCACCGTGGGAATAAGACCGCGATTACTAGACGGCGTCGGTTCCTTAAGCTGCACACAAAGAAACACAATCCCATATAATATTGTATAAATATATCGATTCGCCCTAGTTGTGCGTACGTCGCCCGCGTTGAGGAGACTCGGCTCTTCGGCGTTGCACTGTGCAGGCCCGTTGACCTATACAACGTCATATTGAGGTGGCACTTTGTGTGTGTCAAAGTCCTCct
This window contains:
- the LOC136194990 gene encoding uncharacterized protein, translated to MSGTTSSFQTEYRPSTLPTTRAAATSSNGSRILPRSPEKRKRTLEREESEYLEPVNIYSEPLDAVRAAPNNAPLTRPYPPTLPATNRLSKRSVDSRRCVSSTGLVNAVKKPWIAVNGFVQKRYAVLVCLSLVVNVIVFFMALGALARVDSAANSSCKCPSVTPKSDIISEALMAMEQRASRTESPTTVAVVPPGPPGPPGPPGPKGSQGPAGNPGPIGPKGDQGMKGQRGKRGLTPSNKGDAGPPGLPGQRGLVGQPGITGLRGPIGPPGAVGPRGFKGDRGYSGPRGYSGHTGATGPPGPQGYRGPKGEKGSKGDKGNSTNK
- the LOC136194976 gene encoding integrin alpha-8-like, encoding MLETILLAAAAALLQASSRACATYIDVEAPIVRNGSNSTAAKYFGYSVAPYANANGKWILVGAPRDDSDGVERFGALYRCKLVTDAECEPFTGYPPLLREFDDVDSQTKDRDQVYDQWLGVSVAAKLNGIVVTCAHRYIDFTKNFHTSRPIGRCLLFDFQFKFLSVLAPCKYRTIGVTKFDFCQSGSGLSLSDDGNAILLGNPGTFDWQGNVDVVDSKSYGSITYSLDGDRANGSNYQYLAYSVTFGSFKFRGNTNEFAVGVPRANHYNGQVIIFSYDIGSNSPIHSVNGSEAGAYFSHSLVAVDLNRDGFDDLIVGAPYYTGVRRDQGRVYTYINTQKSDFESGSVLTGPLARGSFGYAIATVGDVNMDGFIDIVVGAPFADDPTVYLYTTSLSGLVDSPLQVIRSSSLNVRFAVPGFGAALAGAVDLDDNGYPDIVVGAFLAEKTVVLRSKPVVAIVAALKLIPQYLIYKETERFEVELCMKYAGVLKESFLNVEFEVELDAEHSKRGFESRASFNGTAMMPKRAGKRRIAAQFVCQTFPATLQANLQPLASPMVVNVTYGLPPEAKVPSSDGNPILRGLAPVLRSNATVNVSESAYFRLSGVSDLRVVDVAVRSGHRERKISSVLLGDDTLIRLNARVENWGEAAYDAKVKVAFTNELKIGNISLNRTPISCRNETKGFELIVYSCDVGDPLAWKGRVDLEFVLLLADVALTTTGFNFTIEAESLNPENGTLNDNIYATPFISLIKNANFGIAQGISTPNRVVLYRIQSRPAGLNSSDVSRSISHSYYVQNRGPSPVPATVVTIAWPLRTSDNQYLLRLTGVEVSGPGQCNAEELGLIDRALVSAATVSTLHAIPTSESLDECGVSFYQTSCVTFQCNVSRLNSGDEVDIKVQARIFKYILPERYDDVAELSSVAVIRLGKLPSPVEVATGSDSLVKKFVVTTRVVRLDERTKEEMWWILPLIIVSSLVFLGLVVALMKCMGFFERPDKEKLAQEKKKFEQSE
- the LOC136194975 gene encoding integrin alpha-V-like, whose amino-acid sequence is MILVQLLLLAFSRACALNIDTQAPIVRSGAHPTDAKYFGYSVAPYANAEGKWILVGAPLDDSDGMERFGALYRCKLAKDSKCEPFTGYPDPIRELDPLFPGVLRDRDHVRNQWLGVSVAANPNGIIVTCAHRYVDFRANFQYYDPIGRCFLFNSTFHIRPVLAPCKNRLEGIHGFSFCQSGSDVALANDGKQILLGNPGTFNWAGNIDIVNSSDYETVALSYARDVGSSEIGYVAYSVAFGSFKFYESTNEFVVGAPRSMSYTGRVIVLRYTSVGRVLVSVAKRGSQVGAYFGHSVVAVDLNRDGYDDLVVGAPYYTGQLRDQGQVYTYINTQNNDFMLDRILTGPLARGAFGYAIATVGDVNLDGFTDIVIGAPFADDPTVYLYTTSLKGLVASPLQVIPSSGLNLNFSIPGFGAALAGGVDLDENSYGDIVVGAFRSEKAVVLRSKPVATIVATLELTPKTLVYLTTNQFKAELCMKYDGVVRESSLNVEFSIEVDRSRSVVGLNPWATFSGPAKSAKVSGTRNVTSNFACTTFSLVVQSQSETLIRPQEVILDVAYALPPEPRMPSSYGGNPPIRPLSPVARNGVQTNSVFLVSGCRGNQTCIPDLRVASARVVSGSGETVSSVSLGEDNLVNLTVLVENRKETAYAVKVNVTFLKELKLKRISLNQKMISCTNETKGDALVTYTCNVGDSLASNSQVRLDFVLLLASVSSTTNKFNFTIEAESANAENGTLHDNVLTTPFITVIKKADFGLQGSTPSQVSIDPANPFGSGLILPKTIEEIGPSVVHTYIVQNRGPSPIPETVVSITWPHRTADNRYLLYLTGVDVKGRASCNAEELNLINAANHLQPTQATSFTDSRLNSTVVLQNRRRRRRRRRETDITSGCEAGGVYQTDCVTFQCKISQLSANETVDIKVQARLYEQTLLQDNILNLTLSSVAAFDSSPNLVQVVTGLNTLLKKTAVITNIVSAEKPTIKEERKPWVIPVVVVASVVFLTLLIALLVWLGFFRRPAKEKLQEEKKQLNAENEGEG